The following coding sequences lie in one Rutidosis leptorrhynchoides isolate AG116_Rl617_1_P2 chromosome 4, CSIRO_AGI_Rlap_v1, whole genome shotgun sequence genomic window:
- the LOC139839653 gene encoding cold shock domain-containing protein 4-like, which translates to MADNGARLSGTVKWFNDTKGFGFITPEDGGEEIFVHQSSIRSDGFRSLGDGESVEYVIENGSDGRAKAADVTGPNEGPVQGSTRGGGGGGRGGGGDRYGGGGGYNGGSRGGRGGGGDRYGGGGGDRYGGGGGNACFKCGESGHMARECTQGGGGGYGGRGGGGYGGGGGRGGGGGGSCYNCGEDGHFSRECPNPNNR; encoded by the coding sequence atggctGATAACGGCGCTAGGCTATCAGGAACCGTCAAGTGGTTCAACGATACTAAGGGTTTCGGTTTTATTACGCCGGAAGATGGCGGCGAAGAAATTTTTGTTCATCAGTCGTCCATCAGATCCGATGGATTCCGTAGTCTCGGTGACGGTGAATCAGTCGAGTATGTTATTGAAAATGGTTCTGATGGCCGTGCTAAAGCTGCTGATGTAACTGGTCCTAATGAGGGACCGGTTCAAGGAAGCACTCGTGGTGGCGGCGGAGGCGGCCGTGGCGGAGGTGGTGATCGGTACGGAGGTGGCGGTGGTTATAATGGTGGTAGCCGTGGTGGACGCGGAGGCGGTGGTGATCGTTACGGTGGTGGCGGTGGTGATCGTTACGGTGGTGGCGGTGGTAATGCTTGTTTCAAGTGTGGTGAGAGTGGCCATATGGCTAGGGAGTGTACTCAGGGAGGCGGTGGAGGTTATGGTGGCCGTGGAGGTGGTGGTTATGGCGGCGGCGGTGGCCGTGGTGGCGGCGGCGGCGGTAGCTGCTATAACTGTGGTGAAGATGGTCACTTCTCTCGTGAATGCCCTAACCCCAACAACCGTTGA